From Micromonospora sp. NBC_01699, a single genomic window includes:
- a CDS encoding roadblock/LC7 domain-containing protein, whose product MSTADGADPVLPRRVAGAGRPSYERFSALTTLYDRQVLVVIDTVLSELRLLIPGVHGCVLGGVDGLLITHNLPDDSDPSDLAALAATTFGLGRQVGLRLGQGGFRESTVRNQQGYLSVYTAGERALLAVVGADTVNVARLHLHAPVAADRLAALLAADRES is encoded by the coding sequence GTGAGTACGGCCGACGGTGCGGACCCGGTGCTGCCCCGGCGGGTCGCCGGAGCCGGGCGCCCCTCGTACGAGCGGTTCTCCGCGCTGACCACGTTGTACGACCGGCAGGTGCTGGTCGTCATCGACACTGTGCTTTCCGAGCTGCGACTGCTGATTCCCGGTGTGCACGGCTGCGTGCTCGGCGGGGTCGACGGCCTGCTGATCACCCACAACCTGCCGGACGACTCGGATCCGTCGGATCTGGCGGCGCTCGCCGCGACCACCTTCGGTCTGGGCCGACAGGTCGGGCTGCGGCTCGGCCAGGGCGGCTTCCGTGAGTCGACGGTGCGTAACCAGCAGGGCTACCTCAGCGTCTACACGGCGGGCGAACGGGCGCTGCTCGCGGTCGTCGGCGCGGACACGGTGAACGTGGCCCGACTGCACCTGCACGCACCGGTGGCGGCCGACCGGCTCGCCGCCCTACTGGCCGCCGACCGGGAGTCCTGA
- a CDS encoding CDP-alcohol phosphatidyltransferase family protein, with product MAGTRLDWDEYAATWARLHGDFDPRRAAPTVQGWLRFAYQIGHLLGRFRVSPTAVTVVGTVFCVLVPVVVLREPGGPFIAAGLVLLAAVADSVDGALAVVTGRTTRLGYVYDSVADRVGEVAWLIAFWLLGAPGPLVVAAGALSWLHEYVRARSVSAGMREIGAVTVGERPSRVLAALVGLVVAGAVRIFSFDVAAGAITVVASVWVLLAGVGLVQLLGAVRRSLL from the coding sequence GTGGCGGGCACCCGGCTGGATTGGGACGAGTACGCGGCCACCTGGGCGCGGCTGCACGGTGACTTCGACCCGCGTCGGGCGGCGCCGACCGTACAGGGCTGGCTGCGGTTCGCGTACCAGATCGGGCATTTGCTCGGTCGGTTCCGGGTGTCGCCGACGGCGGTGACCGTGGTCGGCACCGTGTTCTGCGTACTCGTGCCGGTGGTCGTGCTCCGGGAGCCGGGCGGGCCGTTCATCGCGGCCGGTCTGGTCCTGCTCGCGGCGGTGGCCGACAGTGTCGACGGGGCGCTCGCGGTCGTCACCGGCCGCACCACCCGCCTGGGGTACGTCTACGACTCGGTCGCCGACCGGGTCGGGGAGGTCGCCTGGTTGATCGCGTTCTGGCTGCTCGGTGCGCCGGGGCCGTTGGTCGTGGCGGCCGGCGCGCTGTCCTGGCTGCACGAGTACGTGCGGGCCCGGTCGGTCTCGGCCGGGATGCGGGAGATCGGGGCGGTGACCGTGGGGGAGCGGCCGAGCCGGGTGCTGGCGGCGTTGGTCGGGTTGGTGGTGGCGGGGGCGGTGCGGATCTTCTCGTTCGATGTGGCGGCGGGGGCGATCACGGTGGTTGCTTCCGTCTGGGTGTTGCTCGCGGGGGTTGGATTGGTTCAGCTTCTGGGTGCGGTCCGTCGGTCGCTGCTCTGA
- the metF gene encoding methylenetetrahydrofolate reductase [NAD(P)H] — translation MALGLPSVLPNPQPAIGDLVRGPRPSFSFEFGPAKTAEGERLLWQAIRELESLQPSFVSITYGAGGSTRDTTVAVTERIATDTTLLPMAHLTAVNHSVAELRHIVGRLAGVGVRNLLVVRGDPPGDPTGEWVRHPEGVLYAEDLVRLVRESGDFSVGVAAFPYKHPRSPDIATDTEFFIRKCRAGADFAITQMFFDADDYLRLRDRVAAAGCDTPILPGVMPVTKFTTIERSEQLSGAPFPPALAARFAKVADDPDAVRELGIQQTSEMCQRLLAEGAPGIHFITFNRSTATREIWQNLQVGARV, via the coding sequence GTGGCGCTCGGTCTCCCCTCTGTTCTCCCCAACCCGCAACCGGCGATTGGGGACCTCGTTCGTGGACCCCGGCCGTCGTTCTCCTTCGAGTTCGGCCCGGCGAAGACCGCCGAGGGCGAGCGGTTGCTCTGGCAGGCGATCCGTGAGTTGGAGTCGCTCCAGCCGTCCTTCGTCTCGATCACGTACGGGGCCGGCGGGTCGACCCGGGACACCACGGTCGCGGTCACCGAGCGGATCGCCACCGACACCACGCTGCTGCCGATGGCACACCTGACGGCGGTCAACCACTCGGTCGCCGAGCTGCGCCACATCGTCGGCCGGCTCGCCGGGGTGGGCGTACGCAACCTGCTGGTGGTGCGGGGCGACCCGCCGGGCGATCCGACCGGCGAGTGGGTCCGGCACCCCGAGGGCGTGCTCTACGCCGAGGACCTGGTCCGGCTGGTGCGCGAGTCCGGTGACTTCAGCGTCGGGGTGGCGGCGTTCCCGTACAAGCATCCGCGTTCGCCGGACATCGCCACCGACACCGAGTTCTTCATCCGCAAGTGCCGGGCCGGGGCGGATTTCGCCATCACCCAGATGTTCTTCGACGCCGACGACTACCTGCGGCTGCGTGACCGGGTCGCGGCGGCCGGCTGCGACACGCCGATCCTGCCGGGGGTCATGCCGGTAACCAAGTTCACCACGATCGAGCGGTCCGAGCAGCTGTCCGGCGCCCCGTTCCCGCCCGCCCTGGCGGCCCGGTTCGCGAAGGTCGCCGACGACCCGGACGCGGTCCGCGAGCTCGGCATCCAGCAGACCAGCGAGATGTGCCAGCGGCTGCTCGCCGAGGGTGCGCCGGGCATCCACTTCATCACCTTCAACCGCTCCACCGCGACCCGCGAGATCTGGCAGAACCTCCAGGTCGGCGCCCGGGTGTGA
- a CDS encoding polyprenyl synthetase family protein, producing MTDAALVPPVDRADLRQRTDRALTDFLAGQRAWLAGADDALLPVAEALEAFVLRGGKRLRPAFAYWGYRGAGGVDSEQVVAALAALEFVQASALIHDDLMDRSDTRRGEPAVHRRFASFHRTAGWVGNADGFGDSAAILLGDLCLVWSDQLLHGAGLDPYQVHRARPVFDEMRTEVTIGQYLDVLAQASGDTSVERAGKIARYKSAKYTVERPLLLGAALADAPAPLRAAYSGYGLPLGEAFQLRDDVLGVFGDPRQTGKPAGDDLREGKRTFLVAAALETTDATGRALLTKRLGDPGLDPDGIDQLREIIAASGALTRTEERITTLTDTALAELDRAELTAEAREVLVELAIVATRRSL from the coding sequence GTGACCGATGCTGCCCTCGTCCCGCCCGTGGATCGCGCCGACCTCCGGCAACGGACCGACCGGGCGCTGACCGACTTCCTCGCCGGCCAGCGTGCCTGGCTGGCCGGTGCCGACGACGCCCTGCTGCCGGTCGCCGAGGCGCTGGAGGCGTTCGTGCTGCGCGGCGGCAAGCGGTTGCGTCCGGCGTTCGCCTACTGGGGTTACCGGGGTGCCGGCGGCGTCGACTCCGAGCAGGTGGTCGCCGCCCTGGCCGCGCTGGAGTTCGTCCAGGCCAGCGCGCTCATCCACGACGACCTGATGGACCGTTCCGACACCCGGCGGGGCGAGCCCGCGGTGCACCGCCGGTTCGCCTCGTTCCACCGGACGGCCGGATGGGTCGGCAACGCCGACGGCTTCGGCGACTCGGCCGCCATCCTGCTCGGCGACCTCTGCCTGGTCTGGTCCGACCAGCTGCTGCACGGCGCCGGGCTGGACCCGTACCAGGTGCACCGGGCCCGGCCGGTCTTCGACGAGATGCGGACCGAGGTGACCATCGGCCAGTATCTGGACGTGCTCGCCCAGGCGTCCGGGGACACCTCGGTCGAGCGGGCCGGCAAGATCGCCCGCTACAAGTCGGCGAAGTACACCGTCGAACGGCCGCTGCTGCTCGGCGCCGCGCTCGCCGACGCGCCCGCCCCGCTGCGGGCCGCGTACTCCGGCTACGGGCTGCCGCTGGGTGAGGCGTTCCAGCTCCGCGACGACGTACTCGGTGTGTTCGGTGACCCGCGCCAGACCGGCAAGCCGGCCGGTGACGACCTGCGCGAGGGCAAGCGCACCTTCCTGGTGGCCGCCGCCCTGGAGACGACCGACGCGACCGGCCGGGCGTTGCTGACCAAGCGGCTCGGCGATCCGGGGCTCGACCCGGACGGGATCGACCAGCTCCGCGAGATCATCGCGGCCAGCGGGGCGCTGACCCGGACCGAGGAGCGGATCACGACGCTGACCGACACCGCGCTGGCCGAGCTGGACCGGGCCGAGCTGACGGCCGAGGCCCGCGAGGTGCTGGTCGAGCTGGCGATCGTCGCCACCCGCCGGTCGCTCTGA
- the mptB gene encoding polyprenol phosphomannose-dependent alpha 1,6 mannosyltransferase MptB, producing MPGPDHPTPEHPVRLRVAGLVATTLMTVGAYGAGALPGGPDGRAGPAGALAASWPYWLGLTGWLAGLLVLTVAWWRLGGTLHRPGHPVPTRWLLATGALWAAPLLFAPPLGSRDVYAYACQGALWLDGVDPYAVGVADGGCAWTDSVPSLWWHTTTPYGPLAIALAGGVVALARLAVSGPDDRLLVAIFLFRAVAMLGALLVARYLPRLARAVGAPASAAVWLALLSPLTAVHLVGGAHNDALMVGLVVAALALAVGATRTGVPEPGPAPSGRPWPRPWPALLLAGLLLGLAGTIKITALVALPFVALLATVRLPRTLAPATVGPPGAMAPGGVRLARAVAVGAVLLTTAVTFATVTVATGLDLGWLAALPDTGRLVQWTSLPSGLGMAAGYLLRILGHPEAFGPAVAWARALGLAVLLAVSVALVLRAWRATGGRPGVSGHGWETDRPPVAARRSVTTACGLAFGAVTLLSPVFYPWYALATVTVLAATVGQRWWRGPLAVLVLATGFLVLPDGLGLAVRTKLPGALLDVAVVIALTAYAVRRFRRARRPRANQPDQPARPDQPAGPCRLTGTDQPARHDRPDQPTSPIPPAPRIPRSRSGSPTLGAGGGGPDPVSLPVGPGREAATTAGHRSRRSGSAAHPGAPATPRPRG from the coding sequence GTGCCTGGCCCGGACCACCCGACCCCGGAACATCCGGTACGACTACGGGTGGCCGGTCTCGTCGCGACCACGTTGATGACCGTTGGCGCGTACGGCGCCGGGGCGCTGCCCGGCGGACCGGACGGCCGAGCGGGTCCGGCCGGTGCCCTGGCCGCCTCGTGGCCCTACTGGCTGGGCCTGACCGGTTGGCTCGCCGGTTTGCTCGTCCTCACCGTCGCCTGGTGGCGGCTGGGCGGAACGTTGCACCGGCCGGGTCACCCGGTGCCGACCCGCTGGCTGCTGGCGACCGGGGCGCTCTGGGCCGCGCCCCTGCTGTTCGCGCCGCCGCTGGGCAGCCGGGACGTGTACGCGTACGCCTGCCAGGGTGCGCTCTGGCTCGACGGGGTCGACCCGTACGCGGTCGGGGTGGCCGACGGCGGCTGTGCGTGGACCGACTCGGTGCCGTCGCTGTGGTGGCACACCACCACCCCGTACGGTCCGTTGGCGATCGCGCTGGCCGGCGGGGTGGTGGCGCTCGCCCGGCTGGCGGTCTCGGGACCGGACGACCGGTTGCTCGTCGCGATATTCCTGTTCCGGGCCGTCGCGATGCTCGGTGCGCTGCTGGTCGCCCGGTACCTGCCCCGGTTGGCGCGGGCGGTCGGCGCCCCCGCTTCGGCGGCGGTCTGGCTGGCCCTGCTCTCGCCGCTGACGGCGGTGCACCTGGTGGGCGGCGCGCACAACGACGCGCTGATGGTGGGGCTGGTGGTGGCCGCCCTGGCGCTGGCCGTCGGGGCGACCCGGACCGGCGTACCGGAACCGGGTCCGGCGCCGTCGGGGCGCCCGTGGCCGCGCCCGTGGCCGGCCCTGCTGCTCGCGGGGCTGCTGCTCGGGCTGGCCGGCACAATCAAGATCACCGCCCTGGTGGCGCTGCCGTTCGTAGCCCTGCTCGCCACCGTCCGCCTACCCCGCACCCTGGCACCCGCCACCGTCGGGCCGCCCGGCGCCATGGCACCCGGCGGCGTTCGGCTGGCCCGTGCGGTGGCGGTCGGCGCCGTTCTGCTCACCACGGCGGTGACGTTCGCCACCGTCACCGTGGCGACCGGGCTGGACCTGGGGTGGCTGGCCGCCCTGCCGGACACCGGTCGGCTGGTGCAGTGGACCTCCCTGCCGTCCGGGCTCGGCATGGCCGCCGGCTACCTGCTGCGGATTCTCGGCCACCCGGAGGCGTTCGGCCCGGCGGTGGCGTGGGCCCGAGCGCTCGGGCTCGCCGTCCTGTTGGCGGTGTCGGTCGCCCTGGTGCTCCGGGCCTGGCGGGCGACCGGCGGTCGTCCCGGCGTCTCCGGGCACGGGTGGGAAACCGACCGGCCACCGGTTGCCGCCCGGCGGTCCGTGACGACCGCGTGCGGGCTGGCGTTCGGCGCGGTGACCCTGCTCTCCCCCGTCTTCTACCCCTGGTACGCCCTGGCCACCGTCACCGTGCTCGCCGCGACCGTCGGGCAGCGGTGGTGGCGGGGCCCACTGGCCGTACTCGTGCTCGCGACGGGCTTCCTGGTGCTACCCGACGGCCTGGGGCTCGCCGTACGGACCAAGCTGCCCGGAGCCCTGCTCGACGTCGCCGTCGTCATCGCACTGACCGCGTACGCCGTCCGCCGCTTCCGCCGTGCCCGCCGCCCCCGGGCCAATCAGCCCGATCAACCTGCCCGGCCCGATCAGCCCGCCGGGCCCTGCCGGCTCACCGGAACCGATCAGCCCGCCCGGCACGATCGACCGGATCAGCCGACGTCCCCGATTCCGCCCGCTCCCCGGATTCCCCGGAGTCGATCGGGTTCTCCGACGCTCGGTGCCGGGGGCGGCGGTCCCGACCCGGTCAGTCTCCCGGTCGGCCCCGGTCGCGAGGCGGCCACCACCGCCGGCCACCGGTCCCGGCGGTCGGGGTCCGCTGCACACCCCGGCGCCCCAGCCACACCCAGACCGAGAGGGTGA
- a CDS encoding lycopene cyclase domain-containing protein, translating to MSYTVAALLGVAGAVLVDLYLLRTRLVRRRVFWATYPIIVFFQLISNGILTGRRIVRYDPDAIIGLRLVYAPVEDLLFGFALVLLTLSVWVWLGRRGVQRTPTAGTGGRRWWPPRDRGRPGD from the coding sequence GTGAGCTACACCGTGGCCGCGCTGCTCGGGGTGGCCGGTGCGGTGTTGGTGGACCTGTACCTCCTGCGTACCCGGTTGGTGCGGCGCCGGGTGTTCTGGGCGACCTATCCGATCATCGTGTTCTTCCAGTTGATCTCGAACGGCATCCTGACCGGCCGACGGATCGTCCGGTACGACCCGGACGCGATCATCGGACTGCGGCTGGTCTACGCCCCGGTGGAGGACCTGCTGTTCGGATTCGCCCTGGTGCTGCTCACCCTCTCGGTCTGGGTGTGGCTGGGGCGCCGGGGTGTGCAGCGGACCCCGACCGCCGGGACCGGTGGCCGGCGGTGGTGGCCGCCTCGCGACCGGGGCCGACCGGGAGACTGA
- a CDS encoding lycopene cyclase domain-containing protein, whose product MGHFAYLAVLAGCLAGALWLEPILRVNVLRRWRRLLLTIAPVAAVFVLWDLAAIAAGHWTFDPAQITGVLFPGGLPLDEVLFFFVVPICAVLGFEAVRAVRGWPAGDER is encoded by the coding sequence ATGGGGCACTTCGCCTACCTCGCGGTCCTCGCCGGGTGCCTCGCCGGGGCGCTCTGGCTGGAGCCGATCCTGCGGGTGAACGTGCTCCGCCGCTGGCGCCGCCTGCTGCTCACCATCGCCCCGGTGGCGGCGGTCTTCGTGCTCTGGGACCTGGCCGCGATCGCCGCCGGACACTGGACCTTCGACCCGGCGCAGATCACCGGTGTGCTGTTCCCCGGCGGGCTGCCCCTGGACGAGGTGCTCTTCTTCTTCGTCGTGCCGATCTGTGCCGTACTCGGGTTCGAGGCGGTCCGCGCCGTACGCGGCTGGCCGGCCGGGGACGAGCGGTGA
- a CDS encoding Rv2175c family DNA-binding protein, protein MTESPLAGPADAAGWLNLPDVAVRLDVTISKVHQMIRDRELIAVRRDGIRRVPVELVANDTVRKHLPGVLNLLRDAGYDDEAAVRWLYEPDDTLPGTPAAALGGDLAREVKRRAQALGF, encoded by the coding sequence GTGACCGAATCCCCACTCGCCGGCCCGGCGGACGCCGCGGGCTGGCTCAACCTGCCGGACGTCGCCGTCCGGCTGGACGTGACCATCAGCAAGGTGCACCAGATGATCCGCGACCGCGAACTGATAGCGGTACGCCGGGACGGGATTCGGCGGGTGCCCGTCGAACTGGTGGCGAACGACACCGTACGCAAGCACCTGCCGGGTGTGCTGAACCTGCTGCGCGACGCGGGCTACGACGACGAGGCGGCCGTACGCTGGCTCTACGAACCCGACGACACCCTCCCCGGTACGCCGGCAGCGGCGCTCGGCGGTGACCTGGCCCGTGAGGTCAAGCGCCGGGCCCAGGCGCTCGGCTTCTAG
- the pknB gene encoding Stk1 family PASTA domain-containing Ser/Thr kinase, with translation MDIQVADTLLGSLIDGRYRIRGRVARGGMATVYTATDERLERTVALKIIHPSQAQQAQGRLAGFLARFTEEAKTIARLTHPNVVAVYDQGTHAGLPYLVMEYVRGRTLREILAQRRRLNPGEALAILEQMLAAIAAAHRAGLVHRDVKPENVLVAEAPSGGSGNLVDSVVKVADFGLARAVEASADDDSGSQLMATVAYVAPELVTEGRADPRTDVYSAGIVLFEMLTGRVPYDGDRPVDIAWQHVDRDVPAPSSLVPGLPPVLDDLVIRATRRDPGARPTDAGALQAEVQVVRDDLGNANANTALLRQVAQPTMVVASVSPADRPSWARLPDQPEPRAARPHRRRAAPEPSGPLARLQTLREQVMADKRGRIAVAATVVVLGLVAAIGGWWFGAGRYTEAPQLVSISKAEAEALAARDGFTLAYAEPRYDEAAAKDQVVGQDPASAARMVKGSTITLTLSLGPERYQVPDVLGKTFDLAQADLERAKLQVTKGPDRYDENLPAGVVTAIDPKVGTEVKPGDKVTLTVSKGRAPLSVPNLVGKNINDARSDLQKLGLVPVEQYEDSDKPKDQVIDQSPPNDTGVEKGAEIKLKVSKGPPAVLVPRVVGLPCPEAQARLQASQLIAVVQLNPNGTVGIQNPQENAQVPPGSQVQITCF, from the coding sequence ATGGACATTCAGGTCGCCGACACGTTGCTGGGCTCGCTGATCGACGGGCGCTACCGCATCCGCGGTCGCGTGGCCCGTGGCGGCATGGCGACCGTGTACACCGCCACGGACGAACGGCTGGAGCGCACCGTGGCGCTCAAGATCATTCACCCCAGCCAGGCCCAGCAGGCGCAGGGCCGGCTGGCCGGCTTCCTGGCCCGGTTCACCGAAGAGGCGAAGACCATCGCCCGGTTGACCCACCCCAACGTGGTCGCCGTCTACGACCAGGGCACCCACGCCGGCCTGCCGTACCTGGTGATGGAGTACGTCCGCGGTCGTACCCTGCGCGAGATCCTGGCCCAGCGGCGCCGGCTCAACCCCGGCGAGGCGCTGGCCATCCTGGAGCAGATGCTCGCGGCGATCGCCGCCGCCCACCGGGCCGGTCTGGTGCACCGCGACGTCAAGCCGGAGAACGTGCTGGTCGCCGAGGCGCCCAGCGGTGGCTCCGGCAACCTGGTCGACAGCGTGGTCAAGGTGGCCGACTTCGGGCTGGCCCGAGCGGTCGAGGCGAGCGCCGACGACGACTCCGGCAGCCAACTGATGGCCACCGTGGCGTACGTCGCCCCGGAGCTGGTGACCGAGGGCCGGGCCGATCCGCGGACGGATGTCTACTCCGCCGGGATCGTGCTGTTCGAGATGCTCACCGGCCGGGTCCCGTACGACGGTGACCGGCCGGTCGACATCGCCTGGCAGCACGTCGACCGGGACGTACCGGCCCCTTCGAGTCTGGTCCCCGGCCTGCCGCCGGTCCTCGACGACCTGGTGATCCGGGCCACCCGGCGCGATCCGGGCGCCCGGCCGACCGACGCTGGAGCGTTGCAGGCCGAGGTGCAGGTGGTCCGCGACGATCTCGGCAACGCCAACGCGAACACGGCGCTGCTGCGCCAGGTGGCCCAGCCGACGATGGTGGTCGCCTCGGTCAGCCCGGCCGACCGGCCGTCCTGGGCCCGGCTGCCCGACCAACCGGAGCCCCGCGCCGCCAGACCACACCGCCGCCGCGCCGCGCCGGAGCCGTCCGGTCCGCTGGCCCGGCTACAGACGTTGCGCGAGCAGGTGATGGCCGACAAGCGGGGGCGGATCGCGGTGGCCGCCACGGTGGTCGTGCTCGGCCTGGTCGCCGCGATCGGCGGCTGGTGGTTCGGTGCCGGCCGCTACACCGAGGCCCCGCAGCTGGTGAGCATCAGCAAGGCCGAGGCGGAGGCGCTGGCCGCGCGGGACGGGTTCACCCTCGCCTACGCCGAGCCCCGCTACGACGAGGCCGCCGCCAAGGACCAGGTCGTGGGCCAGGATCCGGCGTCCGCGGCGCGGATGGTCAAGGGCAGCACGATCACCCTCACCCTTTCCCTCGGACCCGAGCGCTACCAGGTGCCGGACGTGCTGGGCAAGACCTTCGACCTGGCCCAGGCCGACCTGGAGCGGGCGAAGCTCCAGGTGACCAAGGGACCGGACCGCTACGACGAGAACCTGCCGGCCGGTGTGGTGACCGCTATCGATCCGAAGGTCGGCACCGAGGTCAAGCCCGGTGACAAGGTCACCCTGACGGTCAGCAAGGGCCGGGCGCCGCTGTCCGTACCGAACCTGGTCGGCAAGAACATCAACGACGCTCGTAGCGACCTGCAAAAGCTCGGTCTGGTTCCGGTGGAGCAGTACGAGGACTCGGACAAGCCCAAGGACCAGGTGATCGACCAGAGCCCGCCGAACGACACCGGGGTCGAGAAGGGTGCCGAGATCAAGCTCAAGGTGAGCAAGGGCCCGCCGGCCGTGCTCGTACCCCGGGTGGTCGGGCTGCCGTGTCCCGAGGCGCAGGCGCGGCTACAGGCGTCTCAGCTCATCGCGGTGGTACAACTCAATCCGAACGGGACGGTCGGGATCCAGAACCCGCAGGAGAACGCGCAGGTGCCACCCGGCAGCCAGGTCCAGATCACCTGCTTCTGA
- a CDS encoding deoxyribonuclease IV: protein MTKTNTATATTTTTATNRRPIGSHTPTGGGLAKAALPYLDAAGSEVAQVYVANSRGWALPPGDPAQDAAFREGCEQRGIPVYIHASLLVNLGSPTPATVEKSIATLAHALHRGAAIGATGVVFHSGSSVDPDYYDTAMAQVRESLLPLLDAAAASGGPKLLMEPTAGGGRSLASRMDQVPAYLDTVDRHPWLGICFDTCHAWAAGHDLARPGGMTETLDDLVASIGPDRLLLVHANDSRDTCGSIRDRHETIGKGSIGEPAFAELMTHPATAGIPVVVETPSEKHPDDIALLKRLRP, encoded by the coding sequence GTGACAAAGACGAACACGGCCACGGCCACGACCACCACCACGGCCACGAACCGTCGACCGATCGGCTCGCACACCCCGACCGGGGGCGGGCTGGCCAAGGCCGCGCTGCCCTATCTCGACGCGGCCGGGTCCGAGGTGGCACAGGTCTACGTCGCGAACTCGCGGGGGTGGGCGCTGCCGCCGGGTGACCCGGCCCAGGACGCCGCCTTCCGCGAGGGCTGCGAGCAGCGCGGCATCCCGGTCTACATCCACGCGTCACTGCTGGTGAACCTCGGCTCGCCCACTCCGGCGACGGTCGAGAAGTCGATCGCCACGCTGGCCCACGCCCTGCACCGGGGCGCCGCCATCGGCGCCACCGGTGTGGTCTTCCACTCCGGCAGCTCGGTCGACCCCGACTACTACGACACCGCCATGGCCCAGGTACGCGAGTCCCTGCTGCCGTTGCTCGACGCCGCCGCCGCGAGCGGTGGGCCGAAGCTGCTGATGGAACCGACCGCGGGCGGCGGCCGGTCACTGGCCTCCCGGATGGACCAGGTACCGGCCTACCTGGACACCGTCGACCGGCACCCGTGGCTCGGCATCTGCTTCGACACCTGTCACGCCTGGGCCGCCGGACACGACCTGGCCCGCCCCGGCGGCATGACCGAAACCCTGGACGACCTGGTCGCCTCGATCGGCCCGGACCGCCTGCTGCTGGTCCACGCCAACGACTCCCGCGACACCTGCGGCTCGATCCGGGACCGCCACGAAACCATCGGCAAGGGCAGCATCGGCGAGCCCGCCTTCGCCGAACTGATGACCCACCCGGCAACCGCCGGCATCCCGGTGGTCGTGGAAACACCCTCCGAGAAGCACCCCGACGACATCGCCCTACTCAAACGCCTCCGCCCCTGA
- a CDS encoding threonine aldolase family protein has translation MADPRPVDLRSDTVTRPTAAMRSAMAQAEVGDDVYGEDPNVNALEAEVAALFGHEAALFAPSGTMANQIALQVLVPPAGELLCDADAHIVTYEMAAAATYGGISTRTWPAVGADVDPDQVAAMIRPDGYWAVATRAIAVEQTHNRGGGGVIPLDTLRQLRRIADDAGIGLHCDGARIWHAHVADGVPLASYGELFDTMSVCLSKGLGAPAGSVVVGSAEKIERARLIRKRMGGGMRQAGILAAAGRHALAGHVDRLAEDHVRAARLAEALAPYGVLAGQVRTNIVPLDLTKFALDAPAFGAAARAEGVLVSVLGPRMARLVTHLDLDDAGVERAVSVLTSIFRR, from the coding sequence GTGGCTGACCCGCGACCGGTCGACCTGCGCTCCGACACGGTCACCCGCCCGACCGCCGCGATGCGGTCGGCGATGGCGCAGGCCGAGGTCGGCGACGACGTGTACGGCGAGGACCCGAACGTCAACGCGCTCGAAGCCGAGGTCGCCGCCCTGTTCGGGCACGAGGCCGCCCTCTTCGCCCCGAGCGGGACGATGGCCAACCAGATCGCCCTCCAGGTGCTGGTGCCGCCGGCCGGTGAACTGCTCTGCGACGCCGACGCACACATCGTCACGTACGAGATGGCGGCAGCCGCCACGTACGGTGGCATCTCCACCCGTACCTGGCCGGCGGTCGGCGCCGACGTCGACCCCGACCAGGTTGCCGCCATGATCCGTCCGGACGGTTACTGGGCGGTGGCGACCCGGGCGATCGCGGTCGAGCAGACCCACAACCGGGGCGGCGGCGGGGTCATCCCGCTGGACACCCTGCGCCAGCTCCGCCGGATCGCCGACGACGCCGGCATCGGGCTGCACTGCGACGGAGCCAGGATCTGGCATGCGCACGTCGCCGACGGGGTGCCGCTGGCCAGCTACGGCGAGCTGTTCGACACCATGTCGGTCTGCCTCTCCAAGGGGCTCGGCGCACCGGCCGGCTCGGTTGTCGTGGGCAGCGCGGAGAAGATCGAACGGGCCCGACTGATCCGCAAGCGGATGGGCGGCGGCATGCGGCAGGCCGGCATCCTCGCCGCCGCCGGCCGGCACGCGCTGGCCGGACACGTCGACCGGCTCGCCGAGGACCACGTACGGGCGGCCAGGCTGGCCGAGGCGCTGGCACCGTACGGTGTGCTGGCCGGGCAGGTACGGACCAACATCGTGCCGCTGGACCTGACCAAGTTCGCGCTCGACGCACCGGCGTTCGGGGCGGCGGCGCGGGCCGAAGGGGTGCTGGTCTCGGTCCTCGGTCCGCGGATGGCTCGGTTGGTTACGCATCTTGATCTCGACGATGCCGGGGTGGAGCGGGCTGTCTCCGTTCTCACCTCGATCTTCCGGCGCTGA